GCTGGCGGACCTGGCCGCAGCCGCCGCCGGTGCGTCGGCCGCAGGCTTGGCGGATGTTGGAGCGGGGTCGCTCGCGCTTGCCGAGGCCATGGCCATGGTCATGGCAAGGCTGCAAGCGAACTGGGCGATAAGGTGGCGCATGAGATTCCAGAAGTGGGCAGTCTTAATGCTTATCGGCAATTAGGCCCCAAAACTTGAGTACGCACATACGACAACGCCCCGAAATATCGGGGCGCTGGCAGGATGACAATGAGGCTTGCCGATTGGCCAATCAGCGACCGTTCATCGGCTCAGCATGCGGCGGCCGAATTTATACAGGCCGCCAACGGCCAATGGCACGATCGCCGCCGAGACGCCAACCAGCACGATTTCGGTCAGGTGGTCGCGCACGATCGGGATGTTTCCGAAGAAGTAACCAGCCGTCACCAGGCTCACTACCCACAGCACCGCGCCGCTGACGTTATAGAACTGGAAGCGCGCATGGGTCATTTCCGACACGCCGGCCACGAAAGGCGCGAAGGTACGCACCACCGGCACGAAGCGCGCCAGAATGATGGTCTTGCCACCATGCTTTTCAAAGAAATTGTGGGTACGCTGCAGCGCGTCCTTGTTGATCCACCGGTAATTATGCGTAAACACCCGGTGGCCAATGGCCTGGCCAATATAGTAGTTCAGGGTATTGCCGGTGACGGCCGCAATGATCAACAGCACCATCAGCAGCGGATAGCTCATCTGGCCGGTGGC
Above is a genomic segment from Massilia sp. H6 containing:
- a CDS encoding VTT domain-containing protein, which gives rise to MDLMQFFDMILHVDKTLGTLLAQYGTYVYIVLFLIVFCETGLVLLFFFPGDTLLFIAGAFCATGQMSYPLLMVLLIIAAVTGNTLNYYIGQAIGHRVFTHNYRWINKDALQRTHNFFEKHGGKTIILARFVPVVRTFAPFVAGVSEMTHARFQFYNVSGAVLWVVSLVTAGYFFGNIPIVRDHLTEIVLVGVSAAIVPLAVGGLYKFGRRMLSR